Below is a window of Populus trichocarpa isolate Nisqually-1 chromosome 3, P.trichocarpa_v4.1, whole genome shotgun sequence DNA.
aGGATCTAATCACCCATGTAATAGATTTGATAGGTCAAtgcaatttgatttaatatattaatctcaatatctaaaaaaaatatcatttaatacgTTGtcctatatatatttaaaaataatatcatccaatatacatcatattttaagtttatgattaaaaatatttttttattaaaaaatatattatcaatacttgaataatgtttttatattaaaaacccaCATCAACATGCACCAACAATCTAGTCTCTACTATTTGGTGgtatatatttaattgtatttttgaatttttattttgtttttatatttttaaattattttgatacgaagatgttaaaaataaaattttaaaaataaaaaatattttatttttaaaaacaatttttactgCAATTCTAAGCAAACCGTGTTTTTGTCAAGAGAAGACTCGTCGTTGGGTGGTAGTAGAACCAGACAACTGCCAAGAAACGGCATGTTGTTTTGAAGTGGGCACGTAGCTTCTCTCATCTCCCATCTCCCATCTCCCTTCTAAGACAACACAGGAGAGAACAAGACAAGAAAGACAACATTTGTAGCTACAACAAGATACGAGGATAAAGGAAACTAAGAAAGAACAAGAAAGGTTGCTTGCTCTGCCTACTTTCATTATCATGTGTGTCTGTTtgtctttctctctcattttctttttctcaccCTAATAAACCATCTCTTACTTCTGATTTAATAATTACTTTCCTGCTTGCCTTTGTTTTGtgcttgtgtttttcttttcttttctatgtaTGGGGAAATCATGTATTGGATATTGAGGGTGAATATGTTATGGGTTTTTGTGATCTTATTGTAATTTgttcaaacttttttattttgatcagcACCCTTTTGGATAATGCTTGGTAGCACAAAGTGTAAAGGATTTTGTGATAGGAAAAGTGTATTAAGATTCATATGATTGATGTGGTTGGCATATGTAAGAGATAAGAGTGttgtgaatatttttaaattgttgtttgTTTCATTGAAGCTTTTGCAAATAATTGTTTCAGTCACAACCTCTTTAATGTTTTGTGTCTTATGGTCTGTGTCTGTATTGTTTAATACTAGTCTTAGTCGTTTGTGCTGGCTACTTCTGTCATGTAAATGGACAGTCTGCTATTTTCGTTGAGGTCTGAATTATTAGGGTTCTTTGTCAATGGGTAGATGCCTGAATGAAATGTGTGATAGCAGCGATTGTATTTCCAAAATTGCTGTAATTCTTATAGAAGAAATGAGAACGGGCACAAAGAGTTGGGTTGTTTATTTTAGTATTCAGGAAGGATATGTTTATGCTTGCTTACTGAAATGAGTGATAGCAGCGATTGTATTTCCAAAATTGCTTTACTTCTTATAGAAGAAATGAGAACGGGCACAAAGAGTTGGGTTGTTTATTTTAGTATTCAGGAAGGACATGTTTATGCTTGCTTACTGATGAGGTAATTTGAAGGAGACTGCCTGCTTTGTGAGAATAAAATGGAATTGCAGAGAAATTTATCAATCTTTGATAGTTTTTCCTTTGATCAGGTAGTTGTTATATTTCAACATCATGATGGGATAGAAAGAAATCTTCATTTTTGTTTGCTATCCCACGAAATCTCCAGCATTAGTTATGTAAAAGATTCTAAGTTtattacaatgaaaatttttgttctcttatccttccttttcttcttgccTTTCTTCAGAACTTTTTGGTGACAATTTATGTGATTAGCCTAGTGTGCCTTGTCTTTTCAAAGTCAAGGGGCAGGGGAACTAAGAATGGTGTTTAGACTGGGATTTGTGTTGTGTCAGTTACTGGACACATCACTTCCATTTCTGTGAAGGAAATAGAAAGAAGCTGCTGAAAAATATTTCTCAGACAAATTTCTCATCTTCTCCACAAGAACATATAAAGGGATgcattgatttttcctttttatttttgcccTCTATTTAACTAATTCTGCAAAGGCAGTCACGCATGCTGATAATATGAGTGTTCTCATTTTGAGGTTTTCTTTGTAACTTTTGAAACCTGTACTTAAAGTTCGAGGAAGAAACTCTGTTCACATTCAAAAAAGGatatgaagaaagaaagaactggGGCCTCCACATGTTATGAATTGGGGCAGCAAAATCATGCATTAGAACAGCTTTAGTGGGGTCAAGATGTTCTTGTTATTTATAGCCTAAGgttcatttattttgataagTTGTTATTGGTTATTTTGGTTGATATGCTAGGTATTTCATTTGGCATTTTGATACAAGCAGGCTTGTGGAAAATTGAAGGTTCTGAGCATTCATGAGGATCTGACACAACTATATCCAACGGTCCGATAAATGATGGATTGACTTGCTAAAGGAAAACTATTTGTAGAATTATTTGGAAAAATTTGAGTCTGATTTAATGGTCAGATCTCTTGTTATCTTTGTTTTAAGATGCTAAACTAGTTTGACGCAAGCAGATCTCTATATGATTGTGTTAGATCCTCGCTCGAATACTCACAACCTTCAATTTCCACAAGCTGCTGCATTTGcttgttatttttatggatgGGACAACCTTTTGATTATTTCACATAAATGTGTTTTGCAGTTCCCATAAGAAATGGCAGTAAAACCAACAGTTGCCTTGAGGGCTGTACTTGTAGGGGGTGTAGCAATATTTGCGAAAGTAGCAAGTGTAATGAAGGCTGCTGGTGGTGTGAAGCTAGGGGCTGCTGCAGCAGCTGTCACAGCAGCTGCAACTGCTGCTATTTCTGGAccaaaaaaagattcaaatgaTACCTCACCTTCACCTTCACCTTCACAGTGATTAATCTTCAGTTTTGGGTTCATTTGTTCTCAGGTAATTTTAGTATGTAGCAAGTTGAGAGGAGTTTGGCTCGTGTTTGAACTTGATCTAGAGAGAATGTTCAAGccaaggaaataaaagaaaagacattGTGGATTTACATCGAAAGCTTCCGGTACTGCGGATAACATTGATTATTTTGCTGATTTTCCTTCAAGTTTTAGGGATAAATTGTTGTATAAAAGCAAGGCACTGTCCCACTCAAATGATGGcttgttgttttcttgataaaattaTGACCGCACTGCTTGATAGAGGCAGTGTTTGGTACTTAGCGATTCTCGTCCTTGTCTCTGAATAATAGAATCAGAAGGGAAAGAATATCACAGAAAACGAAGAGCATTTCTTAAATAGCTGGGAGAGTTTTCAAGAAAACCCAATCCTTGTTCAGGTGTCAAATGACAAGGcaataatattagttttttcaacTTAATCCAGTGTAAATGATGCTGTTTAAACAGAACCATCTCTGGGATTCTCATTGATATGCGCATCAATTCTCTAAAATTCACTTCTGCTCAAGCGGGGCAACATTTTGCTGATCAGTCTGCCATCCTTGTGCCAAGTGCAAAATGCATCATGTGTGCTCTTGATCTTCAGAGTTTCAGCATTGGCGAGTCAACTAATCTCCCTGATGTAGCAAATGTATAAGGTGTAACTAAAGCTGATGCACGCTTGATTTACTTGAACCACATGTGAAGTCTGGGTGATCAACTGAATGTATGACAAGCTCAGGGTTGGGAGATTCTAACTCCAGTATGACCTATAAAGTCGGAAACAAGACAAGAAGTCAAGGCAACAACAccttttgaaggaaaaaacaagtttgataCATCCCAAATAATGTAGTATCAGTCGTGTGCATGGGTGGCATGGAGTGCATAGACACGAGGAAGATTGTGTTGATTCTTGATATCAACTAAGCAACCCCTGGGAAAGAATCTGAAAgcttgatattttaaattgtcaTCTTAACCATGGGTTCCAACATGGATCACAACTATGATATCAATAGACAAAGTTTGTGGCTTAGATGACAAGATGATTCCATAACTAGTGAGTAAACTGAAAAATGGTGATCAAAGAAACTAATACGGGTATTATAGCGTATAAACCCACAAATGTGCGAGTGCATGTATGCACATTCCATACCAGAACATTTTCTCCATGACGAAGGATCGGAGCAGGGACATAAAGATTGCATTGCGGACCAAATGACTGCAACCTCGGAGGAAAATTGTACAAAAaagtaggaaaataaaaacaaatttaatggcATAAAAAAGTAGAGGACTGAGAGCAAGGCgggaaaatcaaaattaagttcTTTTACCGGCCAATATCTTCCTATGTTAAAATCATTAACAACTGCAATCCCTTTACCCCAACCACTGAATGATATGAAAGTATCATGAATCTGGTTCGCATTCTCGATAAAGAAATGGCCAGTGAAGAATGCTGGTACTTCAGAAACATTCCCTGAAAATAGAAGCAAACTACTGTTGATTCATTGCGATGTCCTGTTTATTCATATTGTGCtttaataaataacatgaaCTTGCAACATGAGATGGAAAAAGGAGTCATGCCTGACCATAAAACCAAAAGTGACCAGGAATTGGCACCACAAAAAAATGTGGCAACAGCTATCATAGAGGATCgctaatgcatttttttatgaatttgagaCTCACCAGGTTTATCTTTTAACTCTCTCTGAGTAGATACTGTAATGAATCTTGAATGTGCAACTTCAATGATGAGATTGATTTTTGGAACTTCGTTCAGGTTGTGGAAAGGGATGGGAATCATTTTCCATCCATGCAAAATACTCCCATCCAGAAAAACAGAAGACAAAATTCCctgtaaaagaaagaaaaatccagtTGAATAGCATCTGTTAGACTATGAGGAAAGTGCAATATCATCTACGATGCAAAATgtaagaaaattttgatttctgaATTTATTATCATCTGATATGTAGTATTCCCTCTATTTAAATATCTAAAGTCCCATTAATTACAATGCTAAAATTCATAACACATTTCTTTTGTGTTATACTTTAAGCGAGGAAACAATGACTATATTACTACACAGCTTTATAAAAAGACAACGGGGGTATG
It encodes the following:
- the LOC112323220 gene encoding uncharacterized protein LOC112323220 produces the protein MAVKPTVALRAVLVGGVAIFAKVASVMKAAGGVKLGAAAAAVTAAATAAISGPKKDSNDTSPSPSPSQ